The Haloplanus salinarum genome includes a region encoding these proteins:
- a CDS encoding GNAT family N-acetyltransferase, translating into MEFALLGWPPGAPTLRLDYRRFAYAGKFVRGSTGTAVVRRSDSPPEGDPDDDFDRDVLAAASFSADRTDADCLVVRYVTVRDDRRGEGLGPRLLAFVATRAADRGYDRVRIAVNNPAAYRAAYRAGFAFTGRETGLAELVCERPAATPADRNPERYRAGLDRYRERDLNEGLAARLDDWLGGDPPPTVAPPPGVDADGERVGGGHEPGR; encoded by the coding sequence ATGGAGTTTGCCCTCCTCGGGTGGCCGCCGGGCGCTCCCACGCTCCGTCTCGACTACCGCCGGTTCGCCTACGCGGGCAAGTTCGTCCGCGGATCGACGGGGACGGCGGTCGTGCGTCGTTCCGACTCCCCGCCGGAGGGCGACCCCGACGACGACTTCGACCGCGACGTGCTCGCGGCCGCGTCGTTCAGCGCGGACCGCACCGACGCCGACTGCCTCGTCGTCCGCTACGTGACCGTCCGCGACGACCGGCGCGGCGAGGGGCTGGGGCCCCGGCTGCTCGCCTTCGTCGCCACCCGCGCCGCCGACCGGGGGTACGACCGGGTCCGCATCGCCGTCAACAACCCCGCGGCCTACCGTGCGGCCTACCGCGCCGGCTTCGCCTTCACGGGTCGGGAGACGGGGCTTGCGGAACTCGTCTGTGAGCGACCCGCGGCCACGCCCGCCGACCGGAACCCCGAACGGTACCGGGCGGGGTTGGACCGATACCGGGAGCGGGACCTGAACGAAGGGTTGGCCGCCCGGCTCGACGACTGGCTCGGGGGCGATCCGCCCCCGACCGTCGCCCCGCCGCCGGGCGTCGACGCCGACGGCGAGCGCGTCGGCGGCGGGCACGAACCCGGACGTTGA
- the fen gene encoding flap endonuclease-1 has translation MGNADLRQLAALSEVDWDEVAGSVVAVDAHNWLYRYLTTTVKWTNDEVYTTAAGEEVANLVGVVQGLPKFFDHDLTPVFVFDGGVTELKDDEVAARREQRERAEERRAEAEERGDAVEAARLEARTQRLTDVILETTRELLARLDVPVVDAPAEGEAQAAYMARRGDADYAGSEDYDTLLFGAPLTLRQLTSKGRPELMDLEATLDRHGISWEGLIDVAILCGTDFNPGVDGVGPKTALRAIAEHGDLWAALDAEGWQVANADRVRELFRDPPVTDDYALDGDVDPDVAAAREYVIEDWEVDAAEVERGFERIEDALVQTGLDRWT, from the coding sequence ATGGGCAACGCAGACCTCCGACAGCTCGCGGCCCTCTCCGAGGTGGACTGGGACGAGGTGGCCGGTAGCGTCGTGGCCGTCGACGCGCACAACTGGCTGTATCGCTACCTCACGACGACGGTCAAGTGGACGAACGACGAGGTGTACACCACCGCGGCGGGCGAGGAGGTGGCCAACCTGGTCGGGGTCGTTCAGGGCCTGCCCAAGTTCTTCGACCACGACCTGACGCCGGTCTTCGTCTTCGACGGCGGCGTGACCGAGTTGAAGGACGACGAGGTGGCGGCCCGTCGGGAACAGCGCGAACGCGCCGAGGAGCGGCGCGCCGAGGCGGAGGAACGCGGCGACGCCGTCGAGGCCGCCCGCCTCGAAGCGCGCACCCAGCGACTCACCGACGTCATCCTGGAGACGACCCGCGAACTGCTCGCCCGCCTGGACGTGCCGGTTGTCGACGCGCCCGCCGAGGGCGAGGCTCAGGCGGCGTACATGGCCCGTCGCGGCGACGCCGACTACGCGGGCAGCGAGGACTACGACACCCTGCTGTTCGGCGCGCCGCTCACCCTCCGACAACTGACGAGCAAGGGGCGGCCCGAACTGATGGACCTGGAGGCGACCCTCGACCGCCACGGCATCAGCTGGGAGGGGCTGATCGACGTGGCCATCCTCTGTGGGACGGACTTCAACCCCGGCGTCGACGGCGTCGGCCCGAAGACGGCACTCCGGGCCATCGCGGAGCACGGCGACCTGTGGGCTGCCCTCGACGCCGAGGGCTGGCAGGTGGCCAACGCCGACCGGGTGCGGGAGCTCTTCCGTGATCCGCCCGTGACCGACGACTACGCCCTCGACGGCGACGTCGACCCCGACGTGGCCGCCGCCCGCGAGTACGTGATCGAGGACTGGGAGGTCGACGCCGCGGAGGTCGAACGCGGCTTCGAGCGCATCGAGGACGCGCTCGTCCAGACGGGGCTCGATCGCTGGACCTGA
- a CDS encoding AI-2E family transporter, which yields MSEFRPSRYRLGWWSLGLVLGAALTYVVYSFVGTFVFGVFIYYATRPIYGRMRRVVRPPSLAAAISLFALALPALLLVLYALSIALNELMKYVNTGMLDPARWPLVDSELLDTVADPAALLALDPERYLTGEGLQSLLSSLSSAVDTVAFLGVGAVHLFVMLALAFYLLRDGGRFARWTLARFGDDRGVFEAYVRAVDRDFKAIFFGNILNAVLTGTIGVLMYSILNVYAPAGLRIPAAPLVGLLAGVASLVPMVGMKLVYVPVTAYLAGVGFLTDPTTLWFVVAFVAVSFVVVDTIPDLVLRPYVSGRRLHVGSLMIAYTFGPLLFGWYGIFLAPMLLVLIVHFARIVLPELLESEPIRPFAVDPGSLGTDENETAGD from the coding sequence ATGTCGGAGTTCAGGCCGTCCCGCTATCGGCTCGGATGGTGGAGTCTGGGGCTCGTCCTGGGCGCCGCGCTGACCTACGTCGTCTACTCCTTCGTCGGCACCTTCGTCTTCGGCGTGTTCATCTACTACGCCACCCGGCCCATCTACGGCCGTATGCGGCGGGTGGTCCGGCCGCCCAGCCTCGCGGCCGCCATCTCGCTTTTCGCCCTCGCGCTCCCCGCGCTCCTCCTGGTCCTGTATGCCCTCAGCATCGCGCTGAACGAACTCATGAAATACGTCAACACTGGGATGCTCGACCCCGCGCGGTGGCCGCTGGTCGATTCCGAGTTACTCGATACCGTCGCCGACCCGGCCGCCCTCCTGGCGCTCGACCCCGAGCGGTACCTCACCGGCGAGGGCCTGCAGTCGTTGCTGTCGTCGCTGAGTTCGGCGGTCGACACGGTGGCGTTTCTGGGCGTCGGTGCCGTCCACCTGTTCGTGATGCTCGCGCTCGCGTTCTACCTGCTCCGTGACGGGGGTCGGTTCGCGCGGTGGACGCTCGCACGGTTCGGCGACGACCGCGGCGTCTTCGAAGCGTACGTCCGGGCCGTCGACCGCGATTTCAAGGCCATCTTCTTCGGCAACATCCTCAACGCCGTCCTGACCGGGACCATCGGCGTTCTGATGTACTCGATCCTGAACGTCTACGCGCCGGCCGGCCTCCGGATTCCCGCCGCGCCGCTCGTCGGCCTGCTCGCCGGCGTAGCGAGTTTGGTCCCCATGGTCGGGATGAAACTCGTCTACGTGCCCGTGACCGCCTACCTCGCCGGGGTCGGGTTCCTGACCGATCCGACCACGCTCTGGTTCGTCGTGGCCTTCGTGGCCGTCTCGTTCGTGGTCGTCGACACCATCCCCGACCTCGTCCTCCGGCCGTACGTCTCGGGACGGCGTCTCCACGTCGGGAGCCTGATGATCGCCTACACCTTCGGGCCCCTGCTGTTCGGCTGGTACGGCATCTTCCTCGCGCCCATGCTTCTCGTGTTGATCGTCCACTTCGCACGGATCGTTCTCCCCGAACTCCTCGAATCCGAACCCATCCGACCCTTCGCGGTCGACCCCGGAAGTCTGGGGACGGACGAGAACGAGACGGCGGGTGACTGA